Proteins encoded by one window of Thunnus thynnus chromosome 3, fThuThy2.1, whole genome shotgun sequence:
- the LOC137180006 gene encoding cytochrome P450 3A40, with translation MAYLLNFSAETWTLVVTLITLICVYAYWPYGTFKKMGVPGPKPIPFFGTMLAYRKGFLNFDSDCFKKYGKIWGIFDGRQPVLCVTDPAMIKTVLIKECYSLFTNRRNFRLNGPLYDAVSIAEDDQWRRIRSVLSPSFTSGRLKEMFDIMKHHSANLINSMKKKADKDEVLELKEFFGPYSMDVVTSTAFSVDIDSLNNPSDPFVTNIKKMLKFDLFNPLFLLVAFFPFLGPVFEKFEFSFFPASVTDFFYSALQKIKSNRETSKQKSRVDLLQLMIDSQKNNDSSGVAQDKGLNDHEILSQAMIFLFAGYETSSSSLTFLAYNLATNPHVMKRLQEEVDSTFPNKAPVQYQALLQMEYLDSVINESLRLYPIASRLERVAKATVEINGIVIPKDMVVMVPTWPLHRDPELWPEPEEFKPERFSKENKETIDPYTYMPFGAGPRNCIGMRFALVMMKLAMVEILQSYSFSVCKETEVPLEMDIQGLLMPKRPIKLKLVPRSEQSN, from the exons ATGGCCTACCTTCTGAATTTTTCAGCTGAGACATGGACCCTTGTGGTCACCCTCATCACATTGATCTGTGT ATATGCCTACTGGCCATATGGAACATTTAAGAAAATGGGTGTCCCTGGTCCCAAACCAATCCCCTTTTTCGGCACTATGCTTGCATATAGAAAG GGATTCTTGAACTTTGATTCAGACTGCTTCAAGAAATATGGGAAAATATGGGG catttttgatgGTCGTCAGCCTGTGCTGTGCGTGACAGATCCTGCCATGATAAAAACAGTTCTGATAAAGGAGTGTTACTCTCTCTTCACCAATCGCAGA AACTTTCGCCTGAACGGGCCTCTGTACGATGCTGTGTCCATTGCTGAGGATGATCAATGGAGGAGGATCCGCAGTGTCCTTTCTCCCTCCTTCACCTCTGGAAGACTGAAAGAG ATGTTTGACATAATGAAGCACCACTCTGCTAACCTGATCAACAGCATGAAGAAGAAAGCCGACAAGGATGAGGTGTTGGAGCTGAAGGA GTTCTTTGGACCCTACAGTATGGATGTAGTAACCAGCACTGCCTTCAGTGTAGACATAGACTCCCTCAACAACCCCTCAGACCCCTTTGTCACTAACATCAAGAAGATGCTGAAGTTTGACCTTTTCaaccctctcttcctccttgttG CCTTTTTCCCCTTCCTGGGTcctgtatttgagaagtttgagttttcttttttccctgcGTCAGTCACGGACTTCTTCTACAGTGCACTGCAGAAGATCAAATCTAATCGAGAAACCAGCAAGCAAAAG AGTCGGGTGGATTTACTTCAGCTGATGATTGACTCCCAGAAAAACAATGACTCCAGTGGAGTAGCACAGGATAAAG GTTTAAACGATCATGAGATCCTTTCTCAAGCTatgattttcctttttgctGGGTATGaaaccagcagcagttctcTCACTTTCTTGGCCTACAATCTGGCAACAAACCCTCATGTCATGAAACGGCTGCAGGAGGAGGTAGACTCTACGTTCCCTAACAAG gctccTGTCCAGTACCAGGCACTGTTGCAGATGGAGTACCTAGACAGCGTCATTAACGAGTCTCTACGTTTGTATCCCATTGCGTCACGCCTGGAGCGCGTTGCCAAGGCAACTGTGGAGATAAATGGCATTGTGATTCCAAAAGATATGGTTGTCATGGTACCAACATGGCCCCTGCACCGGGATCCTGAGCTGTGGCCCGAACCAGAGGAGTTCAAACCAGAGAG GTTCAGCAAGGAAAACAAGGAAACTATTGACCCGTACACGTACATGCCTTTCGGAGCGGGGCCAAGGAACTGCATTGGGATGCGATTCGCTCTGGTGATGATGAAACTAGCAATGGTGGAGATCCTCCAGAGCTACAGCTTCTCTGTGTGCAAGGAGACAGAG GTGCCCCTTGAGATGGACATCCAGGGCCTGTTGATGCCAAAACGACCAATCAAACTGAAGCTGGTGCCACGTTCTGAGCAGTCAAACTGA
- the foxk1 gene encoding forkhead box protein K1: protein MADYRDDTGARALLALQSAPCSPVRVAVTSHGYHQPSLALLGPPLMEARTDAGIRPVRLMSPPPQALARLEGRDFEFVMRQRTVTIGRNSSHGSVDINMGHSSFISRRHLQITYDEANGFSLRCLGKNGVFVDGVFQRRGAPPLPLPRECMFRFPSTVIKIQFLSLLELEEHREKEHPSPPPRPLLPHISPLKISIPTVQQHEEHIRAFGSPLPSPTGTISVPNSCPASPRGAGSSGYRYGRNVTSDLQLAAEYAAKAVSEQRRSIVEQRGGGSEQRGESAGGDSPKDESKPPYSYAQLIVQAISSAPDKQLTLSGIYAHITKHYPYYRTADKGWQNSIRHNLSLNRYFLKVARSQDEPGKGSFWRVDSASESKLVEQAFRKRRQRGVACFRTPFGPLSSRSAPASPTHQGLLSPPSSGLQTPECLSREGSPIPHDHHEQLANKLASVPEYRYSQSAPGSPVSAQPVIMAAPPHPSVLPSGLGKALALVPGGGGQVQPIHVLQNSPQSSVTMLRVVTSAPPPSNPPNGYSAPSVGTLSGLQGGADSNSELREAQLNRERVIQTVDSAVQGGDGRNLAPGLHQLPVRPVTQNGKHTTAVVATATSLANASGLSSPLQILAAQASSSPPVLVSRQPSAETLAEQPDEPQAKRLKMEDEGGTEPAPHQVTPAQQPVIVAMTSQTHDPRK, encoded by the exons ATGGCAGACTACCGGGACGACACCGGAGCTCGAGCCCTGCTTGCTTTACAGTCAGCACCGTGCAGCCCCGTGCGCGTCGCGGTGACCTCGCACGGCTATCACCAGCCCTCGCTCGCCCTCTTGGGTCCTCCGCTGATGGAAGCCCGCACCGACGCCGGGATTCGTCCCGTGCGCCTCATGTCCCCTCCTCCGCAGGCCCTGGCCAGACTTGAGGGCCGGGACTTTGAGTTTGTCATGCGCCAGAGGACGGTCACCATAGGCCGGAACTCGTCTCACGGCTCCGTGGACATCAACATGGGTCACTCGAGCTTCATTTCACGGCGACACTTGCAGATCACCTACGACGAGGCGAACGGCTTCTCTCTCCGGTGTCTGGGCAAGAACGGCGTGTTCGTTGACGGGGTCTTCCAGCGGAGAGGAGCGCCGCCACTACCGCTGCCCAGAGA GTGTATGTTTCGTTTTCCCAGTACAGTAATCAAGATCCAGTTCCTGTCGCTCCTGGAGCTCGAggagcacagagagaaagagcatcCATCTCCTCCCCCTCGCCCGCTTCTGCCCCACATTTCCCCTCTCAAAATCAGCATTCCCACAGTGCAGCAGCATGAAGAGCACATCAGGGCGTTTGGCTCTCCGCTGCCCTCGCCCACAGGCACCATCAG TGTTCCTAATTCCTGTCCGGCCAGTCCACGAGGGGCAGGGTCATCAGGGTATCGCTATGGACGCAacgtgacctctgacctccagtTAGCAGCTGAATATGCTGCCAAGGCTGTTTCTGAGCAGAGACGAAGCATTGTtgagcagagaggagggggaagtGAGCAAAGAGGGGAGTCAGCTGGCGGTGACAGCCCCAAG GATGAGTCCAAGCCACCTTATTCCTATGCGCAGCTGATAGTCCAGGCTATCTCTTCTGCACCGGACAAACAGCTGACTCTTAGTGGCATCTACGCCCACATCACCAAACACTACCCTTACTATCGTACAGCAGACAAAGGCTGGCAG AACTCGATCAGACACAACCTGTCCCTCAACCGCTACTTTCTGAAAGTGGCCCGCTCTCAGGATGAGCCTGGGAAAGGGAGTTTTTGGCGTGTGGATTCTGCCTCCGAGAGCAAGTTGGTGGAGCAAGCCTTCAGGAAACGACGGCAAAGAGGGGTGGCTTGCTTCAGGACGCCCTTTGGACCTCTCTCCTCCAG GAGTGCCCCTGCATCCCCGACCCATCAGGGacttctttctcctccatccAGTGGGCTTCAGACTCCTGAATGTTTGAGCAGGGAGGGCTCTCCTATCCCCCACGACCACCACGAGCAGCTGGCTAACAAACTGGCATCTGTACCTGAGTATAGGTACTCTCAGAGCGCCCCAG GATCTCCAGTCAGCGCTCAGCCTGTCATCATGGCAGCGCCCCCTCACCCATCAGTCTTGCCCTCAGGCCTGGGGAAAGCCCTTGCTTTAGTTCCAGGTGGCGGCGGCCAAGTCCAGCCCATCCACGTGCTCCAGAACTCCCCTCAGTCCTCTGTCACTATGCTGCGGGTGGTCACCAGCGCTCCCCCACCTTCCAACCCTCCAAATGGGTACAGCGCCCCTTCTGTTGGCACTTTGTCAGGACTACAAGGAGGAGCGGACAGCAACAGTGAGCTCAGAG AAGCCCAGCTGAACAGAGAGCGAGTGATTCAGACGGTGGACAGCGCGGTGCAGGGCGGGGATGGACGTAACCTGGCCCCTGGTTTACATCAACTTCCTGTTCGTCCTGTTACCCAGAATGGAAAACACACCACTGCTGTTGTTGCCACAGCAACCAGCCTTGCTAATGCCTCAG GCCTGAGTAGTCCTCTCCAGATCTTGGCTGCCCAGGCCTCCAGCTCCCCTCCAGTGCTGGTGAGCAGACAGCCCAGTGCAGAAACTTTAGCCGAGCAGCCAGATGAGCCCCAGGCCAAGCGGCTGAAGATGGAGGACGAGGGAGGGACTGAACCTGCTCCGCATCAAGTCACACCTGCCCAGCAGCCCGTTATCGTTGCCATGACATCACAAACCCACGACCCTAGGAAGTAA